AGAAAAGCTGTATCAAGGTCAAGTGGATAAGAGTGCAGAACACCCTATTCATCCGACTAGCCCTATGAAGCAAAGACTCCAAGAATCGAAAAGCCAGGCAAAAAAGCACATTCAACAAGACGATCCAAAAAATGAAATCACTCCAATTAGACTTAGGTAGCCTCGGACATTTCTGAGACTCTGATTTACAATCTCTATCTGATGGTTGGGGTGAATAGAACGGCCAGCCCCTCTAATAAACAATGTTTCATATTAATTAAAGATAAGCTGCTAGCCGAAGATGAACCTTTTCTCTGACAACTATTAATCAAAAAAGATAGAAACGGCAAAAAGCCTATGATTTTATTGAATGGATCACCTTCGGAAAAGAAGGTGTTATTCAAGATAACAATAGTATAATTTAGCAAAAGGTTATCGCATTTGGCAATCAATTCACTGGGGCTTCATGGCAGAAAACAATGAAGAGGTAGATGCCTTCTAACAAGGCTGCAATTGCTTCAGGCGCAAAGGACAATATCTCGCCTCGTGGCTCGACTGGGGTATTATCTTGGCTATTACGCAGCGATCCAGATGGCTATTCATTTGAAGTGGTTCACAAGAGCTAGTTTCGATTTCAGATGCACCTCAGCAACTGTGACCTAAAGAACGAACATTTTGGGGGTTCTTCCAGTGGTCCTCAACTACCAATACCAATGCCAATGCCAACTAAAAAAACTACTATTGTTACAACAACATAAAGGATGATAAAGTTAGAAATTATATAACAAATTGTCCTTAAGGATACTATTTGATACTATGTCAAAAATTTACCATTGTAATTTTAATATGAAGCGTTTTATTTTATTATTTTTGGTGCTTTTCTGTCTTGATGGTTTTGCCATGGCTCCTAAGCCTAATTGGGATCAGGCTATTGAGCGTGCAATTCAACGCTATGGTTTAAAAGTAGAGCCACAGCTTATTTCTTTCTTTTCTAAAGCAGGAGTTAGTTACCCCCCCAAAGAAATAGCCTTACTTGCTTTCAAATCTGAACGAAAGGTAGAGCTCTGGGCGAAAAACTCCAAGAAACAGTGGAAACATATTCATAATTACCCTTTGACCGGTTTTAGCGGACGTCTAGGACCTAAATTACGTGAAAATGACAAACAAATCCCTGAGGGTGTATATAAACTAGTAAACTTCAATCCCTTTAGCAGCATGCATTTATCAATGATGATAAATTACCCGAATAACTTTGACCGAGAAAAAGGTTCCATAGATGGACGCAGGAATTTAGGTAATAATATTTTTATTCACGGAAAAGACTTATCCGTTGGCTGTCTAGCTGTTGGGGATCTTGCTATAGATCAGCTTTTTATTTTAGCTAGACGCGTTGGTCTTGATAATATACAGGTTATCATTGCTCCCAATGATATGCGCAACAAAAAACCAGAAACATCCACATTTGCTCAACCAAGATGGCTTCCAGAACTTTATAAACGCATCGCTATCTCATTAAAACCATTTACTAAACCTAAATATACGGCTTAA
This Legionella fallonii LLAP-10 DNA region includes the following protein-coding sequences:
- a CDS encoding L,D-transpeptidase family protein; this encodes MKRFILLFLVLFCLDGFAMAPKPNWDQAIERAIQRYGLKVEPQLISFFSKAGVSYPPKEIALLAFKSERKVELWAKNSKKQWKHIHNYPLTGFSGRLGPKLRENDKQIPEGVYKLVNFNPFSSMHLSMMINYPNNFDREKGSIDGRRNLGNNIFIHGKDLSVGCLAVGDLAIDQLFILARRVGLDNIQVIIAPNDMRNKKPETSTFAQPRWLPELYKRIAISLKPFTKPKYTA